A window of the Dyadobacter pollutisoli genome harbors these coding sequences:
- the radC gene encoding RadC family protein has protein sequence MATKGYENPRKILNWCEEDRPREKLVRKGRAALSDAELIAILIGSGSMEMSAVDLAKIIMASAGNNINELAKLGVKDLSKYKGIGEAKAITILAALELGRRRNDIVPTRKRKIKGSASVYEEMKQYLMDKPHEEFWILLLNRANDVMRAHQVSVGGVSGTVADIKMIFKLAIDNLASSIILVHNHPSGQLTPSPFDKLLTAQIKEAGQLLDLPVLDHMIFTDTGYYSFMDEGEI, from the coding sequence ATGGCGACTAAAGGTTACGAAAATCCGAGAAAAATTTTGAACTGGTGTGAAGAAGACAGGCCCCGGGAAAAACTGGTAAGAAAAGGCCGTGCAGCTCTTTCTGACGCCGAATTGATTGCGATCCTCATTGGTTCCGGTTCAATGGAGATGTCCGCAGTGGATCTTGCCAAAATTATTATGGCATCTGCAGGCAACAACATCAATGAACTTGCCAAATTGGGTGTTAAAGACCTCAGTAAGTATAAAGGGATAGGTGAAGCGAAAGCCATTACTATTCTGGCTGCATTAGAACTCGGACGGCGTAGAAACGACATCGTCCCCACTCGAAAACGTAAAATCAAAGGCTCAGCGTCCGTTTACGAGGAAATGAAGCAATACCTCATGGATAAGCCTCATGAGGAATTCTGGATACTGCTTCTAAACCGTGCCAATGATGTCATGCGTGCCCATCAGGTCAGTGTAGGCGGGGTTTCAGGAACCGTCGCTGACATTAAAATGATTTTCAAACTGGCCATCGATAACCTGGCTAGTTCTATCATTCTGGTCCATAACCATCCTTCCGGGCAACTTACGCCGAGTCCGTTTGACAAACTCCTCACGGCTCAAATAAAAGAGGCAGGCCAATTGCTCGACCTGCCTGTTCTGGATCATATGATCTTTACCGATACCGGCTACTATAGTTTTATGGACGAAGGTGAGATCTGA
- a CDS encoding LytR/AlgR family response regulator transcription factor produces MRTLIVDDERLARNELKRLLEPYTKIEIVAEAANAEEALKLIEELQPELLFLDIQMPGKNGFELLSSIEGKSPEVIFTTAYDEYAIKAFEYNALDYLLKPIDTERLKETIHRIEENQAQPESPAHTHERAEKVLGENDQVFVKDGEKCWFVKLGKIRLFESMGNYVRLHFDDQKPLVLKSLNNLEERLDANTYFRANRKHIINLHWIEKIEPWFSGGLLVTLQGGDKIEISRRQAIRFKELMSL; encoded by the coding sequence ATGAGGACTTTAATTGTAGACGACGAGCGCCTTGCCCGTAATGAATTAAAAAGATTACTGGAACCGTATACCAAAATTGAGATTGTGGCGGAGGCTGCGAATGCAGAAGAAGCGCTGAAATTAATAGAGGAATTACAGCCGGAATTGCTCTTTCTGGACATTCAAATGCCAGGTAAGAATGGCTTCGAACTTCTGTCTTCTATTGAAGGAAAAAGCCCCGAGGTGATTTTTACGACCGCTTACGACGAATATGCCATCAAAGCATTCGAATACAATGCGCTGGACTATTTGCTTAAACCAATCGATACAGAGCGGCTTAAAGAAACGATTCACCGGATTGAAGAAAATCAGGCCCAACCAGAATCTCCCGCTCACACCCATGAGCGCGCCGAAAAGGTTTTGGGGGAAAATGATCAGGTTTTTGTTAAAGACGGAGAAAAATGCTGGTTTGTCAAACTAGGCAAAATCAGACTTTTCGAATCGATGGGCAACTACGTCCGCCTGCATTTCGATGATCAGAAACCGTTGGTACTGAAATCGTTAAATAACCTGGAAGAGCGTCTTGATGCCAATACTTACTTCCGCGCCAATCGCAAACATATCATCAATTTGCATTGGATTGAGAAAATCGAGCCATGGTTTAGCGGCGGGCTACTCGTTACTTTGCAAGGGGGTGACAAGATCGAGATATCACGTCGCCAGGCAATCAGGTTCAAAGAATTAATGAGTTTGTAA
- a CDS encoding zinc ribbon domain-containing protein, translating to MENTIAQKLDSLLKLQEIDSNLDEILKTRGDLPEEVRDLEDEIIGFETRLGKFKSEIANLNSEIDNFKNAQKEGEKLIKKYKDQQMNVRNNREYDAITKEIELQELDMQLADKKINEARARIRLIEDDANRAESVLNERNEDLKAKKGELSVITSESESEEKALIAEREKHIKKIEDRLLKSYQKIRDNSMNGLAVVHVSRGACGGCFSIVPPQRQADIRERKKLIVCEHCGRILADVESVEPVHQRR from the coding sequence ATGGAAAACACAATCGCACAAAAATTAGACTCTCTCCTGAAACTACAGGAAATTGATTCAAATCTTGACGAAATACTAAAAACGCGTGGAGACCTTCCTGAGGAAGTCCGGGACCTGGAAGATGAGATTATTGGCTTCGAAACTCGTTTAGGAAAATTTAAAAGTGAAATTGCCAACCTGAATTCTGAGATTGATAATTTCAAAAATGCCCAGAAGGAAGGTGAAAAGCTGATCAAAAAATACAAAGATCAGCAAATGAATGTTCGCAATAACCGTGAATACGACGCAATCACCAAAGAAATAGAACTACAGGAGCTTGATATGCAACTGGCTGACAAGAAGATTAACGAAGCCAGGGCCCGTATCCGTTTAATCGAAGATGACGCTAACCGCGCAGAATCGGTTCTGAACGAAAGAAATGAAGACCTGAAAGCGAAAAAAGGCGAACTTTCTGTGATTACCAGCGAAAGCGAATCAGAGGAAAAAGCATTGATCGCAGAAAGAGAAAAACACATTAAAAAAATTGAAGACCGCCTGTTGAAATCGTATCAGAAAATACGTGACAACTCGATGAATGGTCTTGCTGTGGTACATGTTTCCCGCGGCGCATGCGGAGGATGTTTCAGCATTGTTCCACCACAACGTCAGGCTGACATTCGTGAGCGCAAAAAACTGATCGTTTGCGAACACTGCGGCCGTATTCTTGCCGATGTTGAAAGTGTTGAACCTGTTCACCAACGCAGATAA
- a CDS encoding PadR family transcriptional regulator has product MENNTTSNEYVRGTLKTIVLNLLAEHDRMYGYEITQEVKERTGGAIALTFGALYPVLHKLEQEGLLVTESVEVDGRLRKYYSLTTPGNEAARNKTNDLERFIDAVRLLLAPKSLATE; this is encoded by the coding sequence ATGGAGAATAACACAACGAGTAACGAATACGTCCGTGGTACATTGAAGACAATTGTGTTGAATTTACTGGCAGAACATGACCGGATGTATGGATATGAAATCACTCAGGAAGTAAAGGAGAGAACGGGAGGGGCCATAGCGCTTACGTTCGGTGCGCTTTACCCTGTATTACATAAATTGGAACAAGAAGGCTTACTGGTTACTGAATCAGTTGAAGTGGATGGCCGGTTAAGGAAATATTATTCCTTGACCACCCCGGGGAACGAGGCTGCGCGTAATAAAACCAATGACCTTGAACGTTTTATAGATGCAGTAAGGTTATTACTTGCGCCAAAAAGTCTAGCAACTGAATAA
- a CDS encoding sensor histidine kinase, whose amino-acid sequence MSKKKIYWTLQILGWTLLIMFEYVPYALEFGFEVGVFYTALANILLGICLTHVYRLVIRKWNWSSLPLPRLALRVISSVLLLGLIMTMVNLPMDRQVLEEDLLNQPLVFWGYYANWCKNLLTWILSYTVYHYIEQTRLAGYEKIMLKMSMREAEAKVLRSQLNPHFTFNALNSIRALVFEDPAKAQLSITQLSNILRNSLLADRRKTVDLQEELRTVEDYLELEKVRYEDRLRYTIATDSQAIYWQIPPMMLQTLVENGIKHGVSKEIGGGFIEVKSEIVNELLVITILNSGNLGATESGGVGLKNTAERLSILYGKGATFRIFQEKEDVVCSEVKIPMLSEGVMMVGEETGAGN is encoded by the coding sequence ATGTCCAAAAAAAAGATTTATTGGACTCTACAAATTCTGGGTTGGACATTATTGATTATGTTCGAATATGTCCCTTATGCCTTGGAATTTGGCTTTGAGGTTGGCGTTTTTTATACTGCGCTTGCCAATATCCTGCTGGGCATTTGTCTTACCCACGTTTACAGGCTCGTGATCAGGAAATGGAACTGGTCGTCGCTGCCGCTTCCACGATTAGCCTTGCGGGTGATCAGCTCAGTTTTGTTACTCGGCCTGATCATGACAATGGTCAATCTGCCTATGGACCGGCAGGTGCTGGAAGAGGATCTTTTAAATCAGCCACTGGTTTTTTGGGGGTATTATGCTAACTGGTGTAAGAACCTGCTAACATGGATCTTGTCCTACACGGTTTATCATTACATAGAGCAAACCAGACTCGCCGGCTACGAGAAAATCATGCTGAAAATGTCAATGCGCGAAGCGGAGGCGAAAGTATTACGCTCTCAACTGAACCCGCATTTTACATTCAATGCATTGAACAGCATTCGTGCCCTCGTTTTTGAAGATCCTGCGAAGGCGCAGCTCAGCATTACGCAGCTTTCAAATATCTTAAGAAATTCCCTGCTGGCCGACAGGAGAAAAACGGTCGATTTGCAAGAAGAATTAAGAACCGTTGAAGACTATCTTGAACTGGAAAAGGTCAGGTACGAAGACCGGCTGCGGTATACCATTGCTACTGACTCACAGGCAATATACTGGCAGATTCCACCGATGATGCTGCAAACTTTGGTTGAAAATGGCATCAAACACGGCGTTTCCAAGGAGATAGGAGGCGGGTTTATTGAAGTAAAATCAGAAATTGTAAATGAGCTGCTCGTTATCACCATTCTTAATTCGGGGAATCTCGGTGCTACTGAGTCCGGGGGAGTGGGACTTAAAAATACCGCAGAACGCTTATCTATCTTATATGGTAAAGGGGCTACATTCAGGATCTTTCAAGAGAAGGAAGATGTAGTTTGCTCAGAAGTGAAAATACCAATGTTGTCGGAGGGAGTCATGATGGTGGGAGAGGAGACCGGGGCAGGCAACTGA
- a CDS encoding Lrp/AsnC ligand binding domain-containing protein: MQKYSDIDSTDLRILSLLIENAALPYTEIGKRVFVSGGTVHVRMKKLEQMGIVKGSQLVIDPAKLGWDISAFLGIYLDKSSLYEQVATELEGIPEVVNIHYTTGIYSIFLKIVCKDTGHLREILHDKIQKVNGIQRTETFISLEERINRSIPLAES, encoded by the coding sequence ATGCAGAAATATTCAGATATAGATAGCACCGACTTGCGCATTCTTTCTCTGTTGATAGAAAATGCTGCTTTACCCTACACCGAGATCGGTAAAAGAGTTTTCGTTTCTGGCGGTACGGTCCATGTCCGCATGAAAAAGCTCGAACAAATGGGTATCGTTAAAGGATCTCAGCTAGTAATCGACCCCGCTAAATTAGGTTGGGATATCAGTGCGTTTTTAGGAATTTACCTTGATAAAAGTTCTTTGTACGAGCAGGTGGCGACAGAGTTAGAAGGCATTCCCGAGGTAGTAAACATCCACTATACGACCGGTATTTACAGTATTTTCTTGAAAATAGTCTGCAAAGATACCGGACATTTAAGAGAAATCCTGCACGACAAAATACAAAAGGTCAATGGTATTCAACGGACAGAAACCTTTATTTCGCTGGAAGAGCGCATTAACCGGTCCATACCACTGGCGGAAAGTTAA
- a CDS encoding hotdog fold thioesterase — translation MFTKSVSLDKLHSFSENTIAHHLGIEFTEIGTDYVIARMPVDKRTHQPFGILHGGASVVLAETLGSIASFLCISDPEKVAVGLEINANHLRPVKEGYVYGKVTSIHLGRTTHIWDIRITNEQNKLVCISRLTVAIVNADR, via the coding sequence ATGTTCACTAAATCAGTTTCACTTGACAAGCTACATTCTTTCAGCGAGAATACAATAGCCCATCACCTCGGAATAGAATTTACAGAAATCGGAACTGACTATGTCATAGCGCGAATGCCTGTCGACAAACGGACACACCAACCCTTTGGCATTCTGCATGGTGGCGCTTCTGTGGTACTGGCCGAGACGCTGGGAAGCATTGCATCATTCCTTTGTATTTCGGACCCGGAAAAAGTGGCCGTTGGCCTTGAAATTAATGCTAATCACCTCAGGCCGGTCAAAGAAGGATATGTGTATGGAAAGGTAACCTCCATTCATTTGGGGAGAACCACGCATATTTGGGACATCAGAATCACCAATGAGCAGAATAAACTTGTTTGTATTAGCAGATTGACAGTAGCTATTGTGAATGCCGACCGCTAA
- a CDS encoding nuclear transport factor 2 family protein: protein MQENTTNDQAAVLDTVRQLAQLMIARDTVAMNNILDEHYTLTHMTGYLQSKSEWFGEVQKETMKYYSAQEVNHSVKFTGNQVEVTVQNRVDARIWGSRNTWRLQ, encoded by the coding sequence ATGCAGGAAAACACAACCAATGACCAAGCCGCGGTGCTTGACACAGTTAGGCAATTAGCTCAGCTTATGATTGCCCGAGATACGGTAGCAATGAACAATATTCTGGACGAACATTATACACTGACCCACATGACAGGATATTTGCAGTCGAAATCAGAATGGTTCGGTGAAGTGCAGAAAGAAACCATGAAGTATTATTCTGCTCAGGAAGTCAATCATAGTGTAAAATTTACCGGTAACCAAGTCGAGGTAACGGTACAAAACAGGGTTGATGCCCGCATTTGGGGCAGCCGCAATACATGGCGGTTGCAGTAA
- a CDS encoding chorismate-binding protein, producing MFSVQTGTKLSIFEGLQVQELWQASKKLGFPSALWRLPHQNEIKLLISIQDGIRKCQPELEKLSPGFMISTFHWDENQDVLLLEGDIILTFSEDHQVRTVDNLLGEEHTEVRKLVYVAETLTNEKKADSNDHSLLLPAINDSDSRTRFERTVELAVSAIRQNEFKKVVLSRTKDLFYSEQFQPAKAFCKLVKVYPHAFVSLVNLPEQNELWLGASPEVLVQQSSNGVFKTMSLAGTQNARNESGELIPKYDIRWGEKEIEEQALVSRYIVECFKKIRLREYTETGPKTVLAGNLYHLRTDFEVDTLSLRFPELASVMLKLLHPTSAVCGVPKLPSLTFLTEIEGYDRSFYSGFLGPVQVNGDTNLFVNLRTVRFKDGKATFFAGAGITEDSDPGREWEETEMKCDTLLKVIAQAF from the coding sequence ATGTTTTCAGTCCAAACAGGCACCAAACTTTCCATATTTGAAGGGTTACAGGTTCAGGAACTCTGGCAAGCGTCAAAAAAACTTGGGTTTCCATCCGCACTTTGGCGTCTTCCTCACCAGAATGAAATCAAGTTGCTGATATCGATACAAGACGGAATCCGCAAATGCCAGCCGGAGCTAGAAAAGCTTTCTCCCGGTTTCATGATCAGCACGTTTCATTGGGATGAAAATCAGGATGTGCTGCTGTTGGAAGGTGACATTATTCTGACATTTTCGGAGGATCACCAGGTCAGGACTGTTGATAATTTACTGGGCGAAGAACATACGGAAGTTCGGAAGCTGGTTTACGTGGCTGAAACATTGACCAATGAAAAAAAAGCGGATTCCAATGATCATTCCCTGCTTCTTCCTGCTATCAACGACTCCGATTCCAGAACTCGTTTCGAGCGCACCGTTGAGCTGGCAGTTTCAGCAATAAGGCAGAATGAGTTCAAAAAAGTGGTTCTTTCCCGCACCAAAGATTTATTTTACTCCGAGCAGTTTCAGCCGGCCAAGGCTTTCTGCAAACTGGTGAAAGTGTACCCGCATGCATTTGTATCCCTGGTAAACCTCCCCGAACAAAACGAGCTGTGGCTCGGCGCTAGTCCGGAAGTACTGGTACAACAGAGTTCAAATGGGGTTTTTAAGACAATGTCCCTGGCCGGAACGCAGAACGCCCGGAATGAATCCGGCGAGCTGATTCCCAAATACGACATTCGCTGGGGAGAGAAAGAAATAGAAGAGCAGGCTTTGGTGAGCAGGTACATTGTTGAATGCTTCAAAAAAATACGTTTGCGGGAATACACCGAAACTGGCCCCAAAACTGTGCTGGCGGGCAATCTTTATCATTTGCGCACCGATTTTGAAGTCGATACCCTTTCACTGCGTTTTCCCGAACTAGCATCTGTCATGTTGAAGCTCCTACACCCAACATCGGCAGTGTGTGGCGTACCCAAGTTACCTAGTCTTACTTTTTTAACAGAAATTGAAGGATATGACCGCTCTTTTTACAGCGGGTTCCTCGGCCCTGTGCAAGTTAACGGCGATACCAATTTGTTTGTGAATCTGCGAACTGTGCGATTTAAAGATGGAAAAGCGACATTTTTTGCAGGAGCAGGAATTACAGAAGACTCTGATCCTGGACGTGAATGGGAAGAAACTGAAATGAAATGCGACACGCTCCTCAAAGTGATAGCGCAGGCTTTCTAA
- a CDS encoding histidine phosphatase family protein → MKRKSIYLIRHGETDFNRRGVVQGSGVDSLLNEWGEAQAAAFFNAYQHVPFDKIYTSDLKRTQQTVRGFIKLGIPHESYSGLNEISWGAREGREPNTGDNNYYRELVMAWKEGRVELAAEEGESPIEVRDRQIPVIDTILSRPHERNILIAMHGRAMRVLLTTLFRQPLIKMDDYEHSNLCLYKINYSYDTQKFELEVSNDITHLLSLEIPQTL, encoded by the coding sequence TTGAAAAGAAAATCTATATACCTCATTCGCCACGGTGAAACAGATTTTAATCGCAGGGGAGTTGTACAGGGAAGTGGTGTTGATTCCTTGCTTAATGAATGGGGCGAAGCCCAGGCGGCCGCTTTTTTTAATGCTTACCAACATGTCCCTTTTGACAAAATTTATACCTCTGATTTAAAGCGAACACAGCAAACTGTCCGCGGGTTCATCAAGCTGGGCATACCGCACGAAAGTTACTCGGGGCTGAATGAAATCTCGTGGGGAGCGCGCGAGGGACGGGAACCTAATACCGGTGATAATAACTACTATCGCGAACTGGTAATGGCCTGGAAAGAGGGCCGGGTAGAACTGGCAGCGGAAGAAGGGGAAAGCCCGATTGAGGTTCGCGATCGTCAGATTCCGGTGATTGACACTATCTTATCGAGACCTCACGAAAGAAATATTTTAATCGCCATGCATGGCCGCGCAATGCGGGTGCTGCTCACTACGCTTTTCAGGCAGCCATTGATCAAAATGGACGACTACGAGCATAGTAACTTGTGTCTATATAAGATCAACTACTCTTACGACACTCAAAAATTCGAATTGGAAGTCTCCAACGACATCACGCATTTACTTTCTCTGGAAATTCCGCAAACATTATAA
- a CDS encoding energy transducer TonB: MKRLQENRIDLINKYLLTSKLDPELLPEILDHLACEAEERLWDGKPFEQIYHNMMETADAQTLLSLSVDHQNLLAMEKSLNDIVFENRNKLYGAYDLRKNYGQTIQRSVLMGVTLFLSLVMFPKLYARLVPDAKPDDIAYIIEAKPIDISPVEPVKPLVEEAVAPVAKTVRSLPPVVLPDERVQIENLPPVIEDLEAAQPASATVDGADDITIIVPPVAETGNAKIAIAEVEVKKEETFINVEQAPQYKGGIEAMAAFLQKNLRYPSKAAQAGIQGKVFVQFTVGSDGKVESASALKGIGFGCDEEALRVVKLMPNWMPGRQAGVPVRVRFTLPIAFQLN, encoded by the coding sequence ATGAAACGGCTTCAGGAAAATCGTATCGATCTGATAAATAAATACTTGCTCACAAGTAAGCTGGATCCGGAATTACTCCCGGAAATACTCGACCACCTGGCTTGTGAAGCAGAAGAGCGTCTATGGGATGGGAAGCCTTTCGAACAGATCTATCATAATATGATGGAAACTGCTGATGCGCAAACCCTCCTGAGCCTGAGTGTTGACCATCAAAATCTATTAGCCATGGAAAAATCGTTAAATGACATCGTTTTCGAAAACCGCAACAAGCTTTACGGCGCCTATGATCTGAGAAAAAACTACGGACAGACTATCCAGCGCTCGGTGCTGATGGGTGTAACGTTATTTTTATCTTTAGTAATGTTTCCGAAGCTTTATGCACGCCTGGTACCGGACGCTAAGCCGGACGATATCGCCTATATAATTGAGGCTAAGCCCATTGATATTTCGCCGGTAGAGCCTGTGAAACCTTTGGTTGAAGAAGCAGTCGCACCTGTGGCGAAAACCGTGCGGTCGTTGCCACCCGTTGTTTTGCCTGATGAGCGAGTGCAAATTGAGAACCTACCGCCTGTTATAGAAGACCTGGAAGCGGCGCAGCCCGCGTCTGCAACAGTGGATGGGGCAGATGATATCACAATTATAGTACCTCCGGTTGCGGAAACCGGAAATGCAAAAATCGCGATTGCCGAGGTTGAGGTAAAAAAAGAAGAAACATTTATCAACGTCGAGCAGGCTCCCCAATATAAAGGAGGGATCGAGGCGATGGCGGCATTCCTGCAAAAAAATCTGAGGTACCCGTCCAAGGCTGCACAGGCCGGTATTCAGGGAAAGGTATTTGTGCAATTTACAGTGGGATCTGATGGAAAAGTGGAGAGTGCTTCGGCACTGAAAGGAATTGGATTTGGCTGTGACGAAGAAGCACTGCGGGTCGTGAAGCTAATGCCAAACTGGATGCCTGGTCGACAGGCTGGTGTCCCTGTACGGGTTCGTTTTACATTACCTATTGCTTTCCAGCTGAATTAA
- a CDS encoding DUF3298 and DUF4163 domain-containing protein, whose translation MRILGILIFLTGTMFLSGCNLSGKKEAGEENTLTHGNLVVREFGSCDTTKNQGSSVSVSLWELSDSSKVSEVINGILTQKSIERINSYADSASIAANPGATKSVKDAFAVFQKNYTDFKKDFPDAPGCWQVELSGDTVMVTPEWLFYQLDHYAFTGGAHPNSFRSYHVFDGKTGKEKQMKSFIADSVALLKLVEKNFRKQEKLAADANLEEAGYFLLNHQFFIPANYIFTREGILFYYNPYEIAAYARGAIQFTIPYSELTGIVKKEEIL comes from the coding sequence ATGCGAATTTTAGGCATTTTGATTTTTCTAACGGGAACGATGTTTCTGTCAGGCTGTAATTTATCGGGTAAAAAAGAAGCGGGTGAAGAAAACACTTTGACTCACGGGAATCTGGTAGTCCGTGAATTTGGAAGTTGTGATACTACCAAAAATCAGGGCTCTTCTGTTTCCGTAAGTTTGTGGGAACTCTCGGATTCCAGCAAAGTCTCAGAAGTAATCAATGGCATACTCACTCAAAAGAGCATTGAACGCATTAATTCCTACGCGGATTCTGCGAGCATTGCTGCTAATCCGGGCGCGACGAAAAGCGTTAAAGATGCGTTTGCAGTATTTCAAAAAAATTATACTGACTTCAAAAAGGACTTTCCCGATGCTCCGGGCTGCTGGCAGGTAGAATTGTCAGGAGACACGGTAATGGTGACGCCCGAATGGTTATTTTATCAGTTGGACCATTATGCTTTTACGGGAGGCGCTCACCCCAACAGTTTCCGGTCCTACCATGTTTTTGATGGCAAAACCGGAAAGGAAAAACAAATGAAAAGCTTCATCGCGGACTCGGTTGCTTTACTCAAACTCGTTGAAAAGAATTTCAGAAAGCAAGAAAAATTAGCCGCTGATGCCAATCTGGAAGAGGCGGGATATTTTTTGTTGAACCATCAATTTTTTATCCCTGCGAATTATATATTTACCAGAGAAGGAATCCTGTTTTATTATAATCCTTACGAAATTGCGGCATATGCGCGCGGGGCTATACAATTTACCATTCCATATTCGGAGCTGACAGGCATTGTGAAAAAGGAAGAAATCCTGTAA
- a CDS encoding Nif3-like dinuclear metal center hexameric protein, producing MIHIKEVIHELEKLAPLAYQESYDNAGLLVGSPETAVAGILFALDVTEQVIDEAIKKNCNLIVAHHPIIFKGLKKLNGKNYVERTVIKAIKNDVAIYASHTNLDHVTKGVNWQIGEKLGLQNLKVLVPKKQWLTKLAFFAPVKNTQSILDALFAAGAGHIGNYEHCSFRTEGTGTFLPGDLANPVIGSNGALEEVREHRSEVMFPSHLQSKIVAVLKKHHPYEEVAYYLTALENENQEVGAGAFGELQHPMPAEDFLRFLKMQMQTGVIKYTDSVSKSIQRVAICGGAGSFLLPDAIRAQADVFITGDYKYHEFFDAEDRIMICDIGHYESEVFTKNLLYNYLSGKFSNFALCLSEVNTNPVRYFV from the coding sequence ATGATACATATAAAAGAGGTAATCCACGAACTTGAAAAACTTGCTCCGTTAGCCTATCAGGAAAGCTACGACAATGCCGGATTGCTGGTAGGTTCGCCGGAAACAGCGGTAGCCGGTATATTGTTCGCGCTCGACGTCACCGAGCAAGTAATTGACGAGGCCATTAAAAAGAATTGTAACCTCATTGTCGCCCACCATCCTATTATTTTCAAAGGCCTTAAAAAGTTGAATGGAAAAAACTACGTGGAGCGTACCGTCATCAAGGCCATTAAAAATGACGTGGCCATTTATGCATCCCATACGAACCTTGACCATGTTACGAAAGGCGTAAACTGGCAAATCGGAGAGAAACTAGGGCTGCAGAATCTGAAAGTTCTCGTTCCGAAGAAACAATGGCTAACGAAACTGGCATTTTTTGCACCTGTCAAAAATACTCAGTCCATATTGGATGCCCTTTTTGCTGCCGGCGCCGGACATATCGGCAACTATGAACATTGCAGCTTCAGAACAGAGGGCACCGGTACGTTCTTACCGGGAGATTTGGCGAATCCGGTTATTGGTTCCAATGGTGCGCTCGAGGAGGTCAGGGAGCATCGTTCAGAAGTAATGTTTCCGTCTCACCTGCAATCGAAAATAGTAGCTGTACTGAAAAAACACCACCCCTACGAAGAGGTAGCCTATTACCTGACTGCATTAGAAAATGAAAATCAGGAAGTTGGCGCCGGGGCCTTTGGCGAATTGCAACACCCAATGCCCGCGGAAGACTTTCTCCGGTTCCTGAAAATGCAGATGCAGACCGGCGTCATTAAATACACGGATTCAGTCTCAAAATCCATTCAGCGAGTCGCTATTTGTGGCGGTGCAGGGAGCTTTTTGCTACCCGACGCAATCCGGGCTCAGGCCGACGTCTTCATCACTGGCGACTACAAGTACCACGAATTTTTCGACGCGGAAGACAGGATTATGATCTGCGATATCGGCCATTATGAAAGCGAAGTCTTCACTAAAAATTTACTGTATAACTATTTATCGGGAAAATTTAGTAATTTTGCACTCTGTTTGTCAGAAGTCAATACCAATCCGGTTAGATATTTTGTTTAG
- a CDS encoding four-helix bundle copper-binding protein yields the protein MCRVCADACNACADECEKHAQMGMEHCRECADACRHCAATCEEMATPV from the coding sequence ATGTGCCGGGTGTGTGCCGATGCGTGCAACGCGTGCGCGGATGAGTGTGAGAAACATGCTCAAATGGGGATGGAACATTGCCGCGAATGTGCGGACGCGTGCCGACACTGTGCGGCCACCTGTGAAGAGATGGCGACACCTGTCTAA
- a CDS encoding 3'-5' exonuclease: MYAIVDIETTGGGGTARITEIAVFRHDGEQIVDVFHSLINPEIYIPPFITRLTGIDNAMVKDSPTFSEVQDHVRALTKDAWFVAHNAKFDYGFIKREFGALDEYFQRDLLCTVQLSRKIFPGLKSYSLGNLCQSLEIIIENRHRAHGDAEATVRLFEMLLRNDIQKLIPIDFYQ; the protein is encoded by the coding sequence ATGTACGCGATTGTCGATATAGAAACGACTGGGGGAGGAGGGACAGCGCGCATTACCGAGATAGCCGTTTTTAGACATGACGGTGAGCAGATCGTCGATGTTTTCCATTCATTAATTAATCCGGAGATCTACATTCCGCCTTTTATTACCCGCCTCACGGGTATTGATAATGCAATGGTCAAGGATTCGCCCACATTTTCAGAAGTGCAGGACCATGTTCGTGCATTGACCAAGGATGCTTGGTTTGTAGCGCATAATGCCAAGTTTGATTATGGTTTTATCAAGCGAGAATTTGGTGCTCTTGATGAATATTTTCAGAGGGATCTGCTGTGTACGGTTCAACTTAGCAGGAAGATATTTCCGGGGCTCAAATCTTACAGCCTGGGAAATTTGTGTCAAAGTCTTGAAATTATCATTGAAAACCGCCACAGGGCCCACGGAGATGCTGAGGCTACGGTCCGTCTTTTTGAAATGCTTTTGAGGAACGATATTCAGAAGCTTATCCCCATTGATTTTTATCAGTAG